The region CCTACAGCGCCGCCGACCTGCGTGGCCTGGCCGACGTGCTGCTGCGCCATCCGCAAGTGTGGGTTCTGACGGATGACATCTACGAGCACCTGCTGTACGACGGCGCGACATTCGCCACGATGGCGCAAGTGGAGCCCGCGCTCAAGGCCAGGACCGTCACGATGAATGGCATGTCCAAAGGCTATGCCATGACGGGATGGCGGCTGGGCTACTGCGCGGCACCGGTCGCCCTTATCAAGGCCATGGAGGTCATCCAGAGCCAATCGACATCGGGCGTTTGCGGCATCTCGCAGTATGCGTCGGTGGAAGCCCTGAACGGCCCCCAGGATTTTCTCGCGCCGCGCCGCCTGGCATTCCAGCGCAGGCGCGACCTGACGGTCTCGGCCATTTCAGCCATAGACGGCTTGACCTGCCCATCGCCGCAGGGCGCGTTCTATGTCTTCCCGTCCTGCGTGGGGCTGCTCGGATCGAAGACGCCTGATGGCAAAGTGCTGGAGACCGACCGGGATTTCGTCGACGCGCTGCTCGACGCGGAAGGTGTCGCCGTCGTCCATGGGTCGGCCTTCGGCTCCCCAGGCCACTTCCGCATTTCTTACGCAACCTCGGACGAGGAGCTGACCGAAGCGTGCACCCGCATCGCCCGCTTCTGCGCGCAGCTCAAGCGGGCATAGCGGCTTGGGCGGCTGGTCAGCCCAGGGCCCTACCCCGCCGTCGCCTGCAGCGTGCGCGCCACGTCCTGCAAGCCATCAAAAAAGACCTGGGCGCCCAGCACCAGGTGGTGGTCAGCGGTATCCTCCACCGGCGTGTGGCTGCGGCCATCGATGCTGGGCACGAACATCATCCCCGTGGGTATATGACGCGCCAGCACCATGGCATCGTGGATGGCGCCGCTGGGCATGGTCATCGCCTTGCCCTGCCGTTCTGCCGCCGCATGGTCGAGCGCCTGGCATAGCCGCGCATCCATCACGGCCGGCGGCAAAGCCCCCTGCTGCCGCAAGCTGACCGCAACCTGCCTGGCGCCGTCACGCTCGGCGACCAGCGCGGTCAGCGCCGCGCTCATGCGTTCCATGACCGGCGCGGAGATGTCGCGCAGCTCCACCGTCAGCTCGGCCACCTTCGGGACCACGTTGGCCACGCCAGGCGTGAACTGCACCGCGCCGAAATTCCACACGCTGTCGGTGGCGCTGGCCGCCTTGAAGCGCTGCTCACAGTCGATGGCGAACTCGAAGGCAGCCATGCCCGCGTCATGGCGCATCTCCATCGGGGTGGTACCGGCGTGGTCGGCCCGCCCGGTGAAGGTGACGATGTAGCGATGCATGCCTGCGATGCCACTGACCACGCCGATATCCAGGCCGGCCCGATCCAGCCTGGGCCCCTGTTCGATGTGCGCTTCCAGGTAGGCAAGGTGACGCTGCGGGTCCAGGCGCGCCAGTCCGCTGGCCGGCAGGCCGGCAGCCAGCGCGGCCTGCCGTAGCGTGCAGCCCTCATAGGCCAGCGTGTCCCACTGCGCCTCTTCAAGTTCACCGCAGAACGCGCGGCTGCCCAGGCAGCTTAGATAACGGCCTTCCTCGTCCGCGAAGGAAATGACGTCGATGCCGACGGGCGCCGCGGGCATCTGTTCCCGCAAGGCCCGCGCGGCCTCGATGCCGAAGACCACGCCCATGGACCCATCCAGCCAGCCGCCCGTGGGCACGCTGTCCGAATGGGAACCCACCAGCAGGGCATGCTTGACGCCAGGCGAACGGCCGTACACGTTGCCGACCGCGTCGATACTGGTATCGAGTCCAGCCTCGCGCATCTGGTCCGCCAGCCACCGGCGGCTGGCCAGATCCTCGGCCGAGAACGCGGGCCGGCAGACCCCCTTGCCCTTGGCGCCGAACTGCGCCAGACGGCGCAGCGTGGCCAGGACCCGATCGGTATCGATCTGCACCATGGTCAGAGCTTGCCCTCTTCCTGCTTGCGTTTTGCCATGCCGGCCATGAAATAGGTCAAGGCATAGACGATGACCCGGTACATGATGGCGGAGCCCGGCGGAATGCACAGGAAGGACAGGCCCGCGCAGCCCTTGCGGCCCACTTCGTAGGCGATGCGGATGGCCTCATAGTCGGTCATGCCCATGGGCTCGGCCAATTCGCCCAGCAGGTCGCCTTCGGTCGGACCCGCGCCGCCCAGCACGTCCATGTCGAAGTGCGCATAGACGGCGTCGGTGCCCTGATAGGCCTGGTCGAGATTCTTGACGACGCCTTCGATGCCCAGTTCCGTGCGTATCTTCCACATGGGCATGAAGCAGCAGCCTTCGCGCAGGAAACGCCGCACGATGCTGGCTTCTTCCAGCATGCCCCGCTCGCCGATCTCCACCAGATTCTTGATGGCGTATTCCGGGCAGTCGCGCAGCAGCTTGTCCTTCCAGTTGGTCGAACCCGCGATGTGGTCGTTCTTCGTGGCCCAGTCATAGGGGAAGGCGTCCCAATGCGTGTCCAGGCTGACCATGCCGACGGGACCCTTCACATGCTGAGCGATGGGACGACCCACGGCATAGGACGCGCAAGGCGAATTCTGGCCGATCACCACGGGAACCGCGCCGGCGTTGAGCGCCTGCTTGACCCGCTTCTCCACGGCATCCTGCGCTTCCAGGATACGTTCGACAGTGCCTTCGTAGCTGGCTTCGATGGGGATATCGACATCGCCATAATCGACCACCTTCAAATGCTCGAAGATATCGATGTCCATATCCTGCACATAGCCGCCACGGTAGCGGATGGATTGCTGCCGTACGCGCGTCGTCGCGGCCAGCCACTCGGCCTTGTCGACGCCACTGTATTTCTTGCCCCAGCCCGCCGCGAACGGCGAACCGATGATTACGACGTCCGCGCCCTGGATATCCTCTTCGCGTATCGCATACGGAACGCCCAGGAAAGTGGGCATGTCCTCGCGGATGCGCGGGAAGTGCGTGGTGCGCCAGTGTTTCCCGGCCAATATCTGGTCCCAGGTAGGATAGTGCGGCATGTCAGCTCCTGATCGGGAGCACGCGGCTCCCTGGTATTGGATAGTGAATTACTTGACGGTGACGGCGGACTTGGCCGGGAACTCACGCAGATTGGGCTGGTCGACGAAGCGGCCGCCATCCAGATACTTGCCGACCATGGCATCCCACTGGCCGGAGATCAGCAGATTGTCCAGACCGATGTCGAGCACCGACTGCAACTCGCTATTGCCCTTCTTCACGGTCCAGGCCACGGGCAGGAAGAACACCGGCTTTTCGGCGAACAAGACCTTGGTGGACGGCTGCTGCGCGACGAAGCGCCCGGCGGTGAAGCCGTCCTCGAAGCTGGCGTCGGCGCGGCCGGCTGCGACTTCCATGAAACCGGCGGTCAGGTTGCCGCCCCCCAGGGAAACCAGTTTTGCCTTCGGTATCGTGCGGCGCACCCAGTCTTCGGCGGCGGTCCCCTGCACCACGGCGATCTTGATGGCGGGGTCGTTCATGTCCTGCACCGTCTTGAAGCGCGTATCATCCTTGCGCACCACCGCCACGCTGCCCAGGTAGAGCAACGGCTTGGAGAAATCCACCACCATCGCGCGCTTGACCGTGGCGAAGGTGGCCGCGATGGACATGTCGAATTGATTGGCCTGCAAGCCGGCAACGAAGTTGCCCCACGTCGTTTCGATGAAGACGGGCTTCACGCCCATCTGCTCGGCGACGGCCTTGGCGGCCTCGACGTAGAAACCGGTGAGCTCACCCGACACGGGGTCCTTGGCGGTTCCCGGCGGCGACGGTACGTAGCCGATACGCAGTTCACCGCGCTTGGTGATCTGTTCCAGCTCGCCCGCGGCGTGGGCGGGAGCCAGGGCGGCCAGGCCGAGGACGGCGGCAGCGCCCCAGGCGGCCAGCGAAAAGATGCGCTTTTTCATGATGCTTCCTAGGTAGTGAGGAGTCTGTAAAGACGAGCGCCGTCCCCGCCATAACGGCGGTCTGGCACGGAGTGGGACCCGTTCAGTTCAAGACGCGGGAGAGAAATTCCCGGGTTCGAGCATTGCTGGGCGAGGAGAAAACCTGGTCGGGCGGCCCTTCTTCGACGATGTAGCCGCCCTCCATGAAGACCACGCGGTCGGCGACATCGCGCGCGAAACCCATCTCGTGGGTCACGATGACCATGGTCATGCCTTCCTGGGCCAGCTGCCGCATCGCGGACAGCACTTCGCCCACGAGTTCGGGGTCCAGCGCCGAGGTCGGCTCATCGAACAGCATCAGGCGAGGCTTCATGGCCAGCGCGCGGGCGATCGCGGCGCGCTGCTGCTGCCCGCCCGACAAGCGCGTCGGCTTGACGTCCCGCTTGTCCGACAGGCCGACCCGCGCCAGCAAGGCCTCGGCGTGCTGGATCGCTTCGTCGCGCGGCACGCCCAATACTTGCGTGGGCCCCTCGATGACGTTTTGCAGGATGGTCATGTGCGGGAAGAGATTGAAGTTCTGGAACACCATTCCCATCTGCGAGCGCAACTGGTTGACGCTGCGCTCGCTCGCGGGCTCGCGCTTGCCGGCGCGGTCGGTGTAGCCCACCAGGTGGCCGTCGAAATGCACGGCGCCCTGGTCGTAGCTCTCCAGAAAATTGATGCACTTCAATAGCGTGCTCTTGCCCGATCCGCTGGGACCGATGATGGCAACGACGTCGCCCGGCTCGACACGCAGGTTGATGTCCTTCAGCACTTCCAGGCTGCCATAGGACTTGCTCAGACTCTCGATATTGAGCATCGTTTTCCCCTTGTATATAGTGCGCGGCCGTTCAGGCGTGCCGCTGCAGACGATGTTCCAGGCGCCGCGAGATCCAGATCCACGGGAAGGTGATGGCGAAGAACACCAGCGCCAGGAAGGTATAGGTTTCCAGCGGCCGGTACGTCGTGGCGATCAGGTTGTTCGATTCCTGCAGCAGTTCATAGACCGCGATGATCGCGCCCAAGGTGGACAGCTTCATCAAGTTGGCGAACTCGTTGATGAAAGGCGGAATCATCTTCTGCAGGGCCTGCGGCAGAATGATGCGGCGCAGGGCCATCAGATGCGGCATGCCGATGGAGCGCGCCGCCATGAACTGGCCTTTGTCCACCGCATTGACGCCGGCCCGCACGATCTCGGCGATATACGCGCCGGAATGGATACCCAGCGCCACGATCAGCGCGGTCTTGGCCTCAAGCTGAAAGCCGAAAAGAATCGGAAAGCAGTAGTAGATCCAGACGATCTGCACCAGGGCCGGCGTCGCGCGGAAAAACTCCACGTACACGGATACCGGCATGCGGACGTAGGGCGAGCGCGACATGCGTGCGATCCCCGCGGGCAGGCCGATTACCAGGCCCAATATCGTGGCGGCCAGGGTGATTTCCAGCGTGACGATGGCGCCGCGCAGGAACACCGGCCAGTAGTCGGCAATGATGTGAAACTGCCAGTTGTACATAAAATCCCCTTGCTTGTTCCGACCGCACTCCGGCGGCCTTAGAACGTGGCGGGTGTGTTCACCCAATAGATACGGGCTGCCTCCGGCCCGGCGTTTTCATAACCGTGTGGTACCTGGCTCGGAAAATGGAAAGCGTCTCCGGCCTGCAGGGTGTATTGCGTGTCACCCAGCGTCAGCAGGACCGTGCCTTCAAGCACGATGCCGACTTCCTCGCCCAAGTGTTCGATCTGCCCGTCGCTGCGCGCGCCTGGCGGAATGATGTGGATATGCGCCTGCAACAGCGACCCGCGCTCGGCGTTATCCAGGCGCTCCAGCTGTATGCCGCCCTGGCCGTGGACGAACTGCGAGACCAGACGGCTGCCCTGGCGCAGCACCGGCCCGGAAGCCGGGCGCTCACCGATCAGATAGGACACATTGGTGTCCAGCGCGGCCGCCAGGCGGTGCAGCATGGCCAGCGACGGCGCCACCAGGCCGCGCTCAACCTTGGACACCTGGCTCTCCGAGCAATCCGCCTTGAGGGCACAGTCCTTGAGCGTCATCTTGCGCGCCAGACGGGCGTGCTTGAGACGGGTGCCAAGCTCCAGTGCGGCAGCGTCGGGGGCGGGGGTTCGAAGGTCGGTCATACGACGAGGCCTGTGCGCATTCACACAATCAAGTAACTTGATTCTGAAGAAATGTCATTTCTTTGACCAGAAGGGTTTTCCCTGTGGCGGTATTGCCACCCTCTTCGGCCCGATCGTCATCCGCGCTACACTTTCATTCCCATCAGTTATTTAAAAGATAACTAACGTTCATGAACCCGTCCCTGCGCGATCTCTCGTATTTCCTCGCCGTGGTGGCCCATGGCCATCTGGGCCGGGCTGCGTCGGCCTGCGCGGTGACCCAGCCGGCCTTGTCCAAGTCGCTCAAGCGGCTGGAGGAAGACACCGGCCTGGCCCTGTTCGACCGCGGCGCGCGCGCCGTGCGGCCGACCGCCGCCGGGCTGGCGTTCGCCGAGCATGCGCGCAAGGTGGTCGACCAATACGAAGACGCCATCCGTCATGCCCAGGCTTTGTCGTCGGGTGAAGGCGGTCTGCTCCGGGTGGGCGCCACGGCGGCGGCCATGGACACCGCCGTGCTGCCCGCGCTGGAAATCCTGCTGCCCGAGTCGCCCGGCCTGCGCGTGGTGTCAACCATGGGCGTCGCTGACGAACTGCATGATCTGCTTGAGCAAGGCGCGCTGGACGCCGTCGTCGCACCGATGGAGCGCGTCGTGCCCGCCGCCCTGCGCCAGCAGGCGGTCGGCCGCGACGATCTGCGCATCGTCGTCCGCCGCGGCCATCCCCTGTTGAAGCACGAAGCGGTCACCCTGGAAGTCCTTGCCGGCCAACGCTGGATCCTGCCCAAGCGCACCTCCCTGCTGCGACAGCAACTGGACGCGGCCTATGCGAATGCCTGGCTTGAACCGCCTGTCCCGGTACTGGAAGTCGATTTCGTGTCGGCCGGCGCGCTGAAACTGGTGGCCAAGGGGGACAGCCTGACCGTGGTCCCTGCCACCTTGCTGGAAGACGCCACTGGCGTGGTCGCTCTGCCCACCGCGGCGAAACTGCCCCTGCGGCGTGAAGTGGCGTTGGTGACGCGCCGCAGCGCCGTCTGGTCGCCGCAGATGAAGGCCTTGCGCGCATCCCTGCAACGGGCGAACACCGACGCCACCACGAATCAAAAAGACGCATGAAGATCCCCCGCTTCTTCCGCACCCGCGCCGACACGACGCGTTCGCCAGCGACCGAAAGCGCGGCACTCGGCTACCTGCGCGGCCTGCTCGTGGCCGCGCTGATGGGCGCGCTGGGTGCCCTGGCGGCACAGGCCTTCCGATCCAGCCTGGAACAGACCACCCACTGGCTATTCGGCAGCGACCGCGACATTTCGCAGATCTTCGCCACCCTGCCCTGGTATGTCCGCGTCGGCTGCCCGACCCTGGGCGCCGCCATCGCCGCCCTGATCCTGGTCCAGGCCTTGCGCCGTGAACGTGCGCAGGGCACGGTGTCCGAATACCTGGAGACCATAGACGGCAAGACCGATCGCATTCCCGTCCTGCCATCGCTGCTGCGTTGCGTGTCCTCGTTCTTCTCCATCGTGTCGGGCGGCTCCATCGGCAAGGAAGGCGCGATGGTGCAGCTCTCGGCCACCGCGGCGTCCTGGCTGTGCCATCCCTTCCGCGCACTGCCAGGCGCGCAGGGCGGCATGTCCGTGCTGCGGGGCGAGGACTTTCGCCTGGCAGTGGCCTTGGCAGCCACGGGGGGCCTGGCCGCGGTCTATCACACGCCACTGGCGGCCGCGATCTTCATTGCCGAGATTGCCTACGGCGGCCTGGAATTGCGGCGCGTGGGCTTCCTCTTTACCGCCGCCGCGGCGGCCACCTGGGTGGTCAGCGTGTTGGGTCAGTTCACTCCCCTCTACGCTCTGCCGCCCTTCGTCTTCGACGTCACGGGCCCGGCCATGCTGGCCGTGATTCTGGTAGGCGTGGCGGCCGGTGCGTCGGGCGCCCTCTTCCTGCGCGTCGTTCGACTGGCGCGCGCGGGCTTCGCACGCCTGCACGACTCCCTCGTGGTCCGCATGACGACCGGGGGCTTGATCGTCGGCCTGATCACGCTGTGGGCGCCGGACGTCACGGGCAATGGCTTCGCGCCCATCGTTGCGCTATTGGAAAGGCCGGCCGACGCGGGGCAGGCCCTGTCCTCTTCCTTGCTGATCCTGCTGGCGCTGAAGATTCTCGCCACCGCGGCGACCGTGGGCGCCGGCGCCATCGGTGGCTTGTTCACGCCGTCGCTGATGATAGGCGCGCTGGCGGGATCGGCCTGCGCGCCGCTGGTCGCGCAGTGGCTGGGGGTGTCGGACAGCGCGGTGCTGTTGGGCGTGGCGGGCATGGCCGCCGGCCTGGCGGCAACGACCCAGGCGCCGCTCATGTCCACGCTGATGGTTTTCGAGATGACACGGGAATCGTCCTTCGTGTTCCCCTTGATGGTGGCCACCGTGGTGGCCTACGCCACGTCCATGGCTTTGGGCGACAACGGCGCGTATTCCGTCACCGCGCGCCATCGCGCCCGGTCCGAGCGGCGCGGCCGGCTGGCCGACGCCACCGCGGCGGCGGTCATGCGGCCGCTGGCGAGCCCGGTCGAGGCGAGCACGTCCTTGCGCGCGGCCATGGAAGTCGGCCTGGCCGGCAAGAACCGCTTCGTCTTCGTCATCGACGACGATGCGCATTTCCGCGGCGCGGTGTGGCTGCAGGACATCGTGGCCCGCGTGAACGCCGGCGAGGCGGAGGCAGCCATCGGCTCGTCCACGTATGTGAAGGATCTACCCGTCGTCTACGCTGACCAGCGGCTGTTCGACATCTGGCAGACCGTGGTGGAATCGCCGGCCGAACGCACGCCGGTGCTATCCGATCCGCAATCGCGCCGGCTGGTAGGCGCACTCAACAAAAGCGAACTCTTGAAGCAGGCCCGCCAGCTGTTCGCGTGATCCGCGCCGTCAGACCGGCGTGGCGCGGCTTGCGGATAAACTGGCCCGTGAGGCAAAAGCCTGCAACCTGGCCCTGGCGGCACCTGGCCGCCGGACACTGCAACCGACAAGGGCGCCGCGCGCCCCGCTGCGAGGATTTCATGGAAACCCCGGTCAACCCCTTCAAAGCCGCCATCGCCGCCGGCCAACCCCAGATCGGACTCTGGCTGGGCCTGGGCAGCCCTTATACCGCCGAGCTCTGCGCCGCGGCGGGTTTCGATTGGCTGCTGATCGACGGCGAACACGGTCCCAATGACACCTTGACGTTGTTATCCCAATTGCAGGCCACGGCGGCATATCCCGCCAGCCATCCAATCGCCCGCGTCCCCATGGGCCATGGCGAGATCGGTGAAATGCTGATCAAACAGTATCTGGACCTTGGCGCGCAGACCCTGCTGGTGCCCATGGTCGACACCGCGGAACAGGCCGCGCGCATCGTTCGCGCCGCGCGCTACCCGCAGGACGATGGCAAGGGCGGCGTACGCGGAATGGCGGGCGCGCGCGCCTCCGCCTGGGGCCGCCGCGGCAACTATTTCAAGGAGGCGAATGCCCAGGTCTGCGTGCTGGTCCAGGTGGAAACACGCGATGGACTGGCCAACCTGGACGCTATCGCCGCCACGCCGGGCGTCGATGGCGTCTTTATCGGCCCGGCTGACCTGTCGGCATCGATGGGCCATGTCGGCAACCCCGATCACCCGGACGTGCAGGCAGCCATTACCGACGGCATCAAGCGCATCCTGGCCGCCGGCAAGGCGCCGGGGATACTGACCGCCAGCGAGACCTTGGCCCGCCAGTACCTGGAATTGGGCTGCACCTTCGTCGCCGTCGGCCTGGACACCAGCTTGCTGGTCCAGGCAACGTCAGCGCTTGCCGGGAAGTTCAAAGGCACACGAGCCGTAAAGCCCGGCACCGTCTACTAACACTTTCAGGCGCGGACACGGGGGCGCAGCGAGCCGCCCCCGATGGCGCTGCCCGCGTCCCGCGCCAGGCGCAGGTAGCCGACGATGGAAGCCAGGGTCAGCAATGCCGCCGCGGCGAAGGCCCACCTGAAGTCCGCCAGATCGAAATGCGCCAGGCCGGCGCCGGCCGCCGGCTGATGGATGGCGTCGGCGACCCGCAGGCAAAGCGCGCCGAAGGCGATACCCATGCCGATGGTCATCTGCTGTGCCACGCTCCAGAGCGTGCTGGCAGGGCCTTTCTGGGCGGGCGGCACATCGGCATAGGCCAGGGTCGCCAACAAGGAAAACTGCAAGGAACGCGCCAGGCCGTAGCCGAACAGGACCACGATCAGGATGAAGAGTGGCGTCGAAATATCGAGCAAGCCGAGGGTCAGCATGAGTACGCTGGCGATGCAGACATTCACCAGCGCCACGGTGCGGAAACCGTAGCGTCTGAACAGATGTGTCGTGAACAGCTTCATGCCGATATTGCCGACGGCGGTGGCCAGCAAAAGCAGGCCCGACTGGAACGGCGAATAGCCGTAACCGATCTGGAACAGCAAGGGGCAAAGGTAAGGCACGGCTTCGATACCGATGCGCGTCGCGGCCCCCCACAGCACGGTGACCGAATAGGTCGGCACTCGCAATGCCGAGATATCCAGCAGCGGATCCTGCACACGCTTCAAGTACCGGACGGCGGCGACGCCCAGAATTACGCCAGCAAGCATGAACGCCAGTGCATGGATCACGGGCGTCCCTTCGTGGCTGGCGAGCTCCGTGCCGTATAGCAGGCAGATGAGTGCCGCGCCGCTGAGCAGGAAGCCGGGGATATCGAGGCGCCGTTTCTTTTCGCCATATTGATTGGGCACGTAGGCGCAGACGGCCGCGAAAGCCGCGATCCCGAACGGAATGTTCATCAGGAACACCCAATGCCACGACGCGTAGGTGGTGATGAAGCCGCCGACCGACGGCCCGATGACGGGCGCGATGATGCCGGGCCAGGTGATCGTGGCGATGGCTTTCATCAATTTGGCGTTCTCGGTATTGCGGACGACGATCATGCGTCCGACCGGCACCATCATCGCGCCGCCTATCCCTTGCAGAATACGGGCGAAGGTAAAGAAGCCCAGGCTGGAGGAAGACCCGCAAAGCACCGACGCAAGGGTGAATATGACCAGCGCGGCGGCGAAGACCGTGCGCGAGCCGAAGCGATCCGCGATCCAGCCGCTGATCGGGATGAAGACCGCGAGCGTCAGCATATACGCCGTCATGCCCAGACTGACTTCATTCGGACCGACGGAAAACGACTTGGCCATCTGCGGCAAGGCGGTCGCGATGACCGTCGTGTCCAGATATTCCATGAAGAAAGTCGCCGCGACGATATACGGAAGAATACTGGCGTGCTTCACGCCCGCATC is a window of Bordetella sp. N DNA encoding:
- a CDS encoding pyridoxal phosphate-dependent aminotransferase — protein: MAFLSDTLSRIKISSTNAITQKARVLKSEGRDVIALSAGEPDFDTPENIKQAAVEALLQGKTKYPPVCGIPELRAAIVAKLKRENGLSYDVAETFVSAGGKHIIFNVLTATLNPGDEVIIPAPYWVSYPEMVSFSAGVPVIVPTTQAEGFRLTPQALEAAITPRTKWLLINSPSNPSGAAYSAADLRGLADVLLRHPQVWVLTDDIYEHLLYDGATFATMAQVEPALKARTVTMNGMSKGYAMTGWRLGYCAAPVALIKAMEVIQSQSTSGVCGISQYASVEALNGPQDFLAPRRLAFQRRRDLTVSAISAIDGLTCPSPQGAFYVFPSCVGLLGSKTPDGKVLETDRDFVDALLDAEGVAVVHGSAFGSPGHFRISYATSDEELTEACTRIARFCAQLKRA
- a CDS encoding M20 family metallo-hydrolase codes for the protein MVQIDTDRVLATLRRLAQFGAKGKGVCRPAFSAEDLASRRWLADQMREAGLDTSIDAVGNVYGRSPGVKHALLVGSHSDSVPTGGWLDGSMGVVFGIEAARALREQMPAAPVGIDVISFADEEGRYLSCLGSRAFCGELEEAQWDTLAYEGCTLRQAALAAGLPASGLARLDPQRHLAYLEAHIEQGPRLDRAGLDIGVVSGIAGMHRYIVTFTGRADHAGTTPMEMRHDAGMAAFEFAIDCEQRFKAASATDSVWNFGAVQFTPGVANVVPKVAELTVELRDISAPVMERMSAALTALVAERDGARQVAVSLRQQGALPPAVMDARLCQALDHAAAERQGKAMTMPSGAIHDAMVLARHIPTGMMFVPSIDGRSHTPVEDTADHHLVLGAQVFFDGLQDVARTLQATAG
- a CDS encoding arginase family protein, with amino-acid sequence MPHYPTWDQILAGKHWRTTHFPRIREDMPTFLGVPYAIREEDIQGADVVIIGSPFAAGWGKKYSGVDKAEWLAATTRVRQQSIRYRGGYVQDMDIDIFEHLKVVDYGDVDIPIEASYEGTVERILEAQDAVEKRVKQALNAGAVPVVIGQNSPCASYAVGRPIAQHVKGPVGMVSLDTHWDAFPYDWATKNDHIAGSTNWKDKLLRDCPEYAIKNLVEIGERGMLEEASIVRRFLREGCCFMPMWKIRTELGIEGVVKNLDQAYQGTDAVYAHFDMDVLGGAGPTEGDLLGELAEPMGMTDYEAIRIAYEVGRKGCAGLSFLCIPPGSAIMYRVIVYALTYFMAGMAKRKQEEGKL
- a CDS encoding ABC transporter substrate-binding protein; translated protein: MKKRIFSLAAWGAAAVLGLAALAPAHAAGELEQITKRGELRIGYVPSPPGTAKDPVSGELTGFYVEAAKAVAEQMGVKPVFIETTWGNFVAGLQANQFDMSIAATFATVKRAMVVDFSKPLLYLGSVAVVRKDDTRFKTVQDMNDPAIKIAVVQGTAAEDWVRRTIPKAKLVSLGGGNLTAGFMEVAAGRADASFEDGFTAGRFVAQQPSTKVLFAEKPVFFLPVAWTVKKGNSELQSVLDIGLDNLLISGQWDAMVGKYLDGGRFVDQPNLREFPAKSAVTVK
- a CDS encoding amino acid ABC transporter ATP-binding protein; translated protein: MLNIESLSKSYGSLEVLKDINLRVEPGDVVAIIGPSGSGKSTLLKCINFLESYDQGAVHFDGHLVGYTDRAGKREPASERSVNQLRSQMGMVFQNFNLFPHMTILQNVIEGPTQVLGVPRDEAIQHAEALLARVGLSDKRDVKPTRLSGGQQQRAAIARALAMKPRLMLFDEPTSALDPELVGEVLSAMRQLAQEGMTMVIVTHEMGFARDVADRVVFMEGGYIVEEGPPDQVFSSPSNARTREFLSRVLN
- a CDS encoding amino acid ABC transporter permease; the protein is MYNWQFHIIADYWPVFLRGAIVTLEITLAATILGLVIGLPAGIARMSRSPYVRMPVSVYVEFFRATPALVQIVWIYYCFPILFGFQLEAKTALIVALGIHSGAYIAEIVRAGVNAVDKGQFMAARSIGMPHLMALRRIILPQALQKMIPPFINEFANLMKLSTLGAIIAVYELLQESNNLIATTYRPLETYTFLALVFFAITFPWIWISRRLEHRLQRHA
- a CDS encoding cupin domain-containing protein, which codes for MTDLRTPAPDAAALELGTRLKHARLARKMTLKDCALKADCSESQVSKVERGLVAPSLAMLHRLAAALDTNVSYLIGERPASGPVLRQGSRLVSQFVHGQGGIQLERLDNAERGSLLQAHIHIIPPGARSDGQIEHLGEEVGIVLEGTVLLTLGDTQYTLQAGDAFHFPSQVPHGYENAGPEAARIYWVNTPATF
- a CDS encoding LysR family transcriptional regulator produces the protein MNPSLRDLSYFLAVVAHGHLGRAASACAVTQPALSKSLKRLEEDTGLALFDRGARAVRPTAAGLAFAEHARKVVDQYEDAIRHAQALSSGEGGLLRVGATAAAMDTAVLPALEILLPESPGLRVVSTMGVADELHDLLEQGALDAVVAPMERVVPAALRQQAVGRDDLRIVVRRGHPLLKHEAVTLEVLAGQRWILPKRTSLLRQQLDAAYANAWLEPPVPVLEVDFVSAGALKLVAKGDSLTVVPATLLEDATGVVALPTAAKLPLRREVALVTRRSAVWSPQMKALRASLQRANTDATTNQKDA
- a CDS encoding chloride channel protein, with the protein product MKIPRFFRTRADTTRSPATESAALGYLRGLLVAALMGALGALAAQAFRSSLEQTTHWLFGSDRDISQIFATLPWYVRVGCPTLGAAIAALILVQALRRERAQGTVSEYLETIDGKTDRIPVLPSLLRCVSSFFSIVSGGSIGKEGAMVQLSATAASWLCHPFRALPGAQGGMSVLRGEDFRLAVALAATGGLAAVYHTPLAAAIFIAEIAYGGLELRRVGFLFTAAAAATWVVSVLGQFTPLYALPPFVFDVTGPAMLAVILVGVAAGASGALFLRVVRLARAGFARLHDSLVVRMTTGGLIVGLITLWAPDVTGNGFAPIVALLERPADAGQALSSSLLILLALKILATAATVGAGAIGGLFTPSLMIGALAGSACAPLVAQWLGVSDSAVLLGVAGMAAGLAATTQAPLMSTLMVFEMTRESSFVFPLMVATVVAYATSMALGDNGAYSVTARHRARSERRGRLADATAAAVMRPLASPVEASTSLRAAMEVGLAGKNRFVFVIDDDAHFRGAVWLQDIVARVNAGEAEAAIGSSTYVKDLPVVYADQRLFDIWQTVVESPAERTPVLSDPQSRRLVGALNKSELLKQARQLFA
- a CDS encoding aldolase/citrate lyase family protein; its protein translation is METPVNPFKAAIAAGQPQIGLWLGLGSPYTAELCAAAGFDWLLIDGEHGPNDTLTLLSQLQATAAYPASHPIARVPMGHGEIGEMLIKQYLDLGAQTLLVPMVDTAEQAARIVRAARYPQDDGKGGVRGMAGARASAWGRRGNYFKEANAQVCVLVQVETRDGLANLDAIAATPGVDGVFIGPADLSASMGHVGNPDHPDVQAAITDGIKRILAAGKAPGILTASETLARQYLELGCTFVAVGLDTSLLVQATSALAGKFKGTRAVKPGTVY
- a CDS encoding MFS transporter, producing MQNKDQTLAKDAGVKHASILPYIVAATFFMEYLDTTVIATALPQMAKSFSVGPNEVSLGMTAYMLTLAVFIPISGWIADRFGSRTVFAAALVIFTLASVLCGSSSSLGFFTFARILQGIGGAMMVPVGRMIVVRNTENAKLMKAIATITWPGIIAPVIGPSVGGFITTYASWHWVFLMNIPFGIAAFAAVCAYVPNQYGEKKRRLDIPGFLLSGAALICLLYGTELASHEGTPVIHALAFMLAGVILGVAAVRYLKRVQDPLLDISALRVPTYSVTVLWGAATRIGIEAVPYLCPLLFQIGYGYSPFQSGLLLLATAVGNIGMKLFTTHLFRRYGFRTVALVNVCIASVLMLTLGLLDISTPLFILIVVLFGYGLARSLQFSLLATLAYADVPPAQKGPASTLWSVAQQMTIGMGIAFGALCLRVADAIHQPAAGAGLAHFDLADFRWAFAAAALLTLASIVGYLRLARDAGSAIGGGSLRPRVRA